One genomic segment of Bacteroidota bacterium includes these proteins:
- the recJ gene encoding single-stranded-DNA-specific exonuclease RecJ: MPDLVIKLLCLRGITNYAKTVKFFRPTIEKLYDPFLLKDCKIAAERLIETIDNQEKIMLLGDYDVDGTCGVSMFYLFLKNFGLDASVYIPDRITEGYGISKKSIDTAAEEGIKLIVSIDCGITAADKIEYAKSKGVEFIICDHHQSPDNIPQALAVIDPVRRDCTYPFKALCGTGVAFKLMQAIAILKGTPELPNSLLDFVAIATASDIVSLRDENRILVAEGFKILNSTPRPAFRTLVESSGLEIGKLNTNNIIYTVAPRINAVGRLGDAKRAVKLLTSDNQQDVQEFSDILNSENITRREIDKNITDTAFKMYEDSSDEEYKNAIVIHNDSWHPGVIGIVAARLVEKYNIPSIVLTTVNGVAKGSARSINGFNIYEALKKCDNLLVQYGGHFHAAGLEIEVANINEFKKVFNEVAVRELTDEQLIPEIEVDGEITFEEIDERFVKILSFFEPFGPGNTLPVFTTKKLQIVGEIKHAKYFTTLFKLRDDNGNHFDAVFFNSNDYKPNIIEGAYCDACYNIEKSAWRGYEKIKLKIKDMKFY, from the coding sequence TTGCCTGACCTTGTAATAAAGCTCCTATGCTTACGTGGAATTACAAATTATGCAAAGACAGTTAAATTTTTTCGTCCCACAATAGAAAAACTTTACGACCCGTTCTTACTTAAAGATTGTAAAATTGCTGCCGAGCGTCTCATTGAGACTATCGACAATCAGGAAAAAATTATGCTCCTGGGTGACTATGATGTTGACGGCACCTGCGGAGTCTCAATGTTTTATCTGTTCCTCAAAAATTTCGGATTAGATGCTTCAGTCTATATCCCGGATAGAATTACCGAAGGTTACGGAATATCAAAAAAATCAATCGACACTGCTGCCGAAGAAGGCATTAAGCTTATCGTTTCTATCGACTGCGGAATTACTGCAGCTGATAAAATTGAGTATGCAAAATCAAAAGGCGTTGAGTTTATTATCTGCGACCATCATCAGTCACCCGATAATATTCCTCAGGCACTGGCAGTTATTGATCCTGTAAGAAGAGACTGCACTTACCCTTTCAAAGCGTTATGCGGAACGGGTGTTGCATTCAAGCTTATGCAGGCGATTGCGATTTTAAAAGGCACTCCCGAGTTACCAAATTCACTTCTGGACTTCGTTGCTATTGCTACTGCTTCCGATATCGTTTCATTAAGAGATGAGAACAGAATTCTTGTTGCAGAGGGATTTAAAATTTTAAATTCAACTCCGAGGCCTGCTTTCAGAACTTTGGTGGAATCATCGGGACTTGAAATCGGTAAGCTTAATACAAACAATATTATTTATACCGTTGCTCCAAGGATTAATGCCGTAGGAAGATTAGGCGATGCAAAGCGCGCAGTGAAGCTGCTTACATCTGATAATCAGCAGGACGTACAGGAGTTTTCAGATATACTTAACTCCGAAAACATCACAAGACGCGAGATAGATAAAAATATTACCGATACTGCTTTTAAAATGTATGAAGATTCTTCCGATGAAGAATATAAAAATGCAATCGTAATTCATAACGATTCATGGCATCCCGGTGTGATAGGAATTGTTGCTGCAAGACTTGTGGAGAAATATAATATTCCTTCTATAGTTCTTACAACTGTTAACGGAGTTGCAAAGGGAAGCGCACGAAGCATTAACGGATTTAATATCTATGAAGCATTAAAGAAATGCGATAACCTTCTTGTTCAGTACGGCGGACATTTTCATGCGGCGGGACTGGAGATTGAAGTCGCTAATATAAACGAATTCAAAAAAGTTTTTAATGAAGTTGCAGTAAGGGAGTTAACTGATGAGCAGCTTATTCCTGAAATAGAAGTTGACGGAGAAATTACGTTTGAAGAAATTGACGAAAGATTTGTAAAGATATTGAGTTTCTTTGAGCCGTTCGGGCCTGGAAATACTTTACCTGTTTTCACAACAAAAAAATTACAGATTGTCGGAGAAATAAAGCACGCAAAATATTTCACGACTCTTTTTAAATTAAGAGATGACAACGGAAATCATTTTGATGCAGTGTTCTTTAATTCAAATGATTACAAACCGAATATAATTGAAGGCGCATACTGCGATGCATGTTATAATATTGAGAAATCTGCATGGAGAGGCTACGAAAAGATTAAGCTGAAAATTAAGGATATGAAGTTTTATTAG
- a CDS encoding ABC transporter ATP-binding protein encodes MIKVKNLTKKYEAIIALNNISFELNRGEITGLIGTNGAGKSTTVKILSGLLEYDSGSVSIMDIDVLKNPIEVKKIIGYVPESPNLFNSLSVLEYLNFIGEIRAIDKPLLKKRIDNFANFFAFDQYLNESIGILSKGNKQKVLITSSLLHNPDIIYFDEPLNGLDANSIFAFQDLVAYLKSENKIILYCSHLLNTIEKISDRIIYLDKGIIKIDKPTEELRNSANYTDLENMFREISIADEANKFKVTDLF; translated from the coding sequence ATGATAAAAGTAAAAAATCTTACCAAAAAATACGAAGCTATTATTGCGTTAAATAATATCTCGTTTGAGCTTAACAGAGGTGAAATAACGGGATTAATAGGCACTAACGGCGCGGGTAAATCCACAACGGTAAAAATTCTATCAGGACTTCTTGAATATGACTCTGGTTCAGTTTCAATAATGGATATCGATGTTTTAAAAAATCCTATTGAAGTAAAAAAGATTATCGGCTACGTTCCGGAATCACCGAATCTTTTCAATTCCCTTTCCGTGCTTGAGTATCTGAATTTCATAGGAGAAATTCGCGCAATTGATAAGCCGTTACTCAAAAAACGAATTGATAATTTCGCAAACTTCTTTGCGTTTGACCAGTACTTAAATGAGTCAATCGGAATTTTATCAAAGGGTAATAAGCAAAAGGTTCTTATTACATCTTCCCTGCTTCACAATCCTGACATAATTTATTTTGATGAGCCGCTTAACGGACTTGATGCAAACAGCATATTTGCTTTTCAGGATTTAGTCGCTTATCTCAAATCAGAAAATAAAATTATACTTTACTGTTCGCATTTATTAAACACGATTGAAAAAATTTCCGACAGGATAATTTATCTTGATAAAGGCATTATTAAAATTGATAAGCCAACGGAAGAGCTGCGAAACTCTGCTAACTATACTGACCTTGAAAACATGTTCCGTGAAATAAGCATAGCCGATGAAGCAAACAAATTTAAAGTAACTGACCTGTTTTGA
- a CDS encoding T9SS type A sorting domain-containing protein — translation MKSKLIILLLLLCGVLNAQSFQFGKKGGGASTDYGYGMCVDNSGNIYTAGCYKSNASFENVNVTSLGDFDIFIAKYNSAGSLLWFKSAGSSMKDEADKIFIGEDGNVYVGGTFQGVSHFDGITLTAGGVELGEDIFIAKLNPAGEYQWVKQYGGASQDFIVDMSMINNDVFITGQYYGTFTAEGGISLPPNGSSTAKFVMRVGADGTPVWAKNTGGYPYIATGTDKFYMAGIFGGTSNFDGVMLTSNGPADLFLGAYDLNGTQLWVKQFGGSGSENMRSLCFDRASNNIYWAGCFQNSMTMGSNNLTSTGQYDIFVSKFDVNGNNIWVKSAGGANYDFANATVVDAQGSVFVSGYCMETATFGNTNVVSSGQGDAYIAKYNSNGDFQWVKIGGGSGQDVGNCLRTDNAGNIFLTGFFSNSAVFGSINMTGYGSADYMLIKMGDLVGIHSPRETLSSFRLNQNYPNPFNPSTKISFDIVKAGAVKLTVSDINGKEVAELVNVSMNTGSYEVNFNAEKLSGGIYFYKLETANGTDTKKMILVK, via the coding sequence ATGAAATCAAAATTAATAATTCTCCTTTTACTTCTTTGCGGAGTTCTAAATGCTCAAAGCTTTCAGTTCGGGAAAAAAGGCGGCGGCGCATCTACTGATTACGGATACGGTATGTGTGTGGATAACTCCGGAAACATATATACAGCCGGCTGCTACAAAAGCAATGCAAGTTTTGAAAATGTGAATGTTACAAGTCTTGGCGACTTTGATATTTTTATAGCAAAGTATAATTCTGCAGGTTCTTTACTATGGTTCAAATCTGCAGGAAGCTCAATGAAAGATGAAGCTGATAAAATTTTCATAGGCGAAGACGGTAATGTTTACGTGGGCGGTACATTCCAGGGTGTTTCACATTTTGACGGAATTACTTTAACTGCAGGAGGGGTAGAACTTGGTGAAGATATATTCATAGCAAAATTAAATCCTGCCGGCGAATATCAATGGGTAAAACAATACGGCGGTGCTTCACAGGACTTCATTGTAGACATGTCTATGATTAACAACGATGTTTTTATAACCGGTCAATACTACGGAACTTTTACTGCAGAAGGAGGAATTTCATTACCTCCTAACGGAAGCAGTACAGCAAAATTTGTTATGAGAGTTGGTGCCGACGGAACACCTGTATGGGCAAAAAACACAGGCGGCTACCCTTACATTGCAACCGGAACTGATAAATTTTACATGGCAGGAATATTCGGCGGCACATCTAACTTTGACGGAGTTATGTTAACAAGTAACGGACCTGCAGACTTATTTCTTGGAGCGTATGATTTAAACGGCACACAGCTTTGGGTAAAACAGTTCGGCGGAAGCGGTTCGGAAAATATGCGCTCACTGTGCTTTGACAGAGCTTCAAACAATATTTACTGGGCAGGCTGCTTTCAAAACTCAATGACTATGGGAAGCAATAACTTAACTTCAACAGGACAGTATGATATCTTTGTATCAAAGTTTGATGTAAACGGAAACAACATCTGGGTTAAAAGCGCAGGCGGAGCAAACTATGACTTCGCAAATGCAACGGTAGTTGACGCCCAGGGCAGCGTATTTGTATCCGGTTATTGCATGGAGACAGCAACTTTCGGTAATACAAATGTAGTTAGCAGCGGTCAGGGAGATGCATATATTGCAAAGTATAATTCCAACGGCGATTTTCAATGGGTAAAAATCGGTGGTGGCTCAGGTCAGGATGTCGGCAATTGCTTACGAACAGATAACGCAGGTAACATATTTCTCACAGGATTTTTCAGTAACTCCGCAGTATTTGGCAGCATTAATATGACAGGCTACGGTTCAGCAGATTACATGCTTATCAAAATGGGTGACCTTGTCGGAATTCACAGCCCGAGAGAAACTCTAAGTTCGTTCAGACTGAATCAGAACTATCCGAATCCTTTCAATCCTTCGACAAAAATTTCTTTTGATATCGTTAAAGCAGGCGCAGTGAAATTAACAGTTTCCGATATCAACGGAAAAGAAGTTGCCGAGCTTGTTAATGTTTCGATGAATACAGGAAGCTATGAAGTAAACTTTAATGCTGAAAAATTATCCGGAGGAATTTACTTCTATAAATTAGAAACTGCTAACGGAACAGATACAAAGAAAATGATTTTAGTAAAATAA
- a CDS encoding YebC/PmpR family DNA-binding transcriptional regulator — protein MSGHSKWATIKRKKGSIDAARGKVFTKIIKEITIAARDGGGNPDDNPRLRLAIKTAKANNMPQENITRGIKKGTGELEGVNYEELTYEGYAPNGIAIIVECISDNRNRTVAELRHIMSKNNGNFGDTGSVSWMFERKGVINVEKEGVTEDELMEVILDAGADDLKNEGDYFEVISSMENFDKVRKAIEDKGYKFESASLQYITKDLIALEGAAQETVLKFLDAVEENDDVQNVYTNADFQSE, from the coding sequence ATGTCAGGACATTCCAAGTGGGCAACGATTAAAAGAAAGAAAGGCTCAATCGATGCAGCAAGAGGAAAAGTATTTACAAAAATTATCAAGGAAATTACCATTGCAGCAAGAGACGGCGGCGGAAATCCTGATGATAATCCGAGACTAAGGCTTGCCATCAAGACTGCCAAAGCTAACAACATGCCGCAGGAAAATATCACACGCGGTATTAAAAAAGGCACAGGCGAGCTTGAAGGCGTGAACTACGAAGAGCTTACCTATGAGGGCTACGCTCCCAACGGGATTGCAATCATTGTTGAGTGCATCAGCGATAACCGTAACAGAACAGTTGCCGAGCTGAGACATATAATGTCTAAGAATAACGGTAACTTCGGAGATACGGGCTCAGTAAGCTGGATGTTTGAAAGAAAAGGAGTTATCAATGTTGAGAAGGAAGGCGTGACGGAAGATGAGCTTATGGAAGTTATTCTCGATGCAGGCGCTGATGACTTAAAAAATGAAGGTGATTACTTTGAAGTAATTTCCTCTATGGAAAACTTTGACAAGGTAAGAAAAGCAATAGAAGATAAAGGCTATAAATTTGAAAGCGCATCGCTCCAATACATTACAAAAGATTTAATTGCTCTTGAAGGCGCAGCACAGGAAACAGTTTTGAAATTCCTTGATGCAGTTGAAGAGAATGATGACGTACAGAATGTTTATACGAATGCAGATTTTCAATCAGAATAA
- the ruvA gene encoding Holliday junction branch migration protein RuvA — MIGLLRGKILSRKNSEIILDVNGVGYHIFVSKKAYDMCADVESEYILFTYLDVKENSLQLFGFADEKEKEIFKLLITVNGIGTKLAHTILANASFEDIVTLIMGNNRFAMKIPGLGAKKLELVTMTLKDKIFKLEHMQESEPVKAGGTGITTEKENSRYEALSALLNLGYNRNDAEKIIREVLKETSNVNLNTEELIRKSLEYITTKK; from the coding sequence ATGATAGGATTATTAAGAGGAAAAATATTATCAAGAAAGAACAGCGAGATTATTCTGGATGTGAACGGAGTCGGCTATCATATATTCGTTTCTAAAAAAGCTTATGATATGTGCGCTGATGTAGAATCAGAATATATTTTATTTACATACTTAGATGTAAAAGAAAATTCACTGCAGCTGTTTGGATTTGCAGATGAAAAAGAGAAAGAAATCTTCAAACTATTGATAACTGTTAATGGAATCGGCACAAAACTTGCTCATACTATATTAGCAAACGCAAGTTTTGAAGATATTGTAACGCTTATCATGGGCAATAACAGATTTGCTATGAAAATCCCCGGACTTGGAGCAAAAAAGCTTGAGTTAGTTACCATGACTTTGAAAGATAAAATATTTAAGCTGGAACATATGCAGGAATCAGAGCCTGTGAAAGCAGGAGGAACCGGAATAACAACTGAAAAAGAAAATTCGAGATACGAAGCGTTATCAGCTTTATTAAACCTTGGCTATAACAGGAACGATGCGGAGAAAATTATAAGGGAAGTTTTAAAGGAAACATCAAACGTAAATTTAAATACGGAAGAACTTATCCGTAAATCATTAGAATACATCACAACAAAAAAATGA
- a CDS encoding inorganic pyrophosphatase, with product MSREALEPIWRSIRTIIKSHPWHGVPIGKHSPAIVTAYIEIVPTDTVKYEIDKASGYLKVDRPQKYSNICPTPYGLVPQTYCAERVAEICRRETGRPNIVGDGDPLDICVLTEKTITHSDILLQASPIGGFRFIDGGEADDKIIAVMHGDNIFGVWDDITDCPASLIDRLKHYFLTYKDAPGAETSHCEITHTYGREEAYEVIEASYQDYLEKYANLDKLLRNDFEDFKLE from the coding sequence ATGAGCAGAGAAGCACTAGAACCAATCTGGAGATCAATCAGAACAATTATTAAATCACATCCATGGCATGGAGTGCCGATTGGGAAGCACTCACCTGCAATCGTTACGGCTTACATAGAAATCGTTCCGACTGACACAGTGAAATACGAAATAGATAAAGCAAGCGGTTATTTAAAAGTTGACCGCCCGCAGAAATATTCAAACATCTGTCCTACTCCGTACGGACTTGTTCCGCAGACATACTGCGCTGAACGTGTTGCTGAAATCTGCAGAAGAGAAACAGGAAGACCAAACATCGTAGGCGATGGTGACCCGCTCGATATCTGTGTATTAACTGAAAAGACAATTACACACAGCGATATATTGTTACAGGCATCTCCTATAGGAGGATTCAGGTTTATTGACGGCGGCGAAGCTGATGATAAAATTATTGCAGTTATGCACGGTGATAATATTTTCGGAGTGTGGGATGATATAACTGACTGTCCTGCATCTTTGATTGACAGGCTAAAACATTACTTCCTTACATATAAAGATGCTCCAGGTGCTGAGACTTCGCATTGCGAAATCACTCACACATACGGAAGAGAAGAAGCATACGAAGTTATTGAAGCAAGTTATCAGGATTATTTAGAAAAATATGCAAACCTTGATAAGCTTTTAAGAAATGATTTTGAAGATTTTAAATTAGAATAA
- a CDS encoding ATP-binding protein yields the protein MKTYSLVLPSDRKEISKFENLLVEINNEFGMAMEKFINFQIAASEAIVNAIVHGNKQNPQKKVFVEVITDEHKLEMRIKDEGEGFDVSKLPDPTDETNLYKESGRGVFIIRSLVDEFYIESDTAGTRMVLLMLK from the coding sequence TTGAAAACATACAGCCTTGTACTGCCCAGCGACAGGAAAGAAATAAGCAAATTTGAAAATCTCCTTGTAGAGATTAATAATGAATTCGGAATGGCTATGGAGAAATTCATTAACTTTCAGATAGCTGCATCAGAAGCAATAGTCAACGCAATAGTTCATGGCAACAAACAAAATCCTCAGAAGAAAGTATTTGTAGAAGTAATAACAGATGAGCATAAACTTGAAATGAGAATAAAAGATGAAGGCGAAGGATTTGATGTATCCAAACTTCCCGATCCCACCGACGAAACAAACCTGTATAAAGAATCCGGCAGAGGCGTATTTATTATCCGTTCGTTAGTAGATGAGTTTTATATAGAATCAGATACTGCAGGAACACGAATGGTTCTTTTAATGCTAAAATAA
- the ruvC gene encoding crossover junction endodeoxyribonuclease RuvC: MRIIGIDPGTIITGVGIIEIDRDKITALDIDTINLNKKLSIPERLKIIYEVCLEKMEKYKPNEFAIETAFYHKNIQSTLKLGQARGVALIAAVHSQLKISEYSPREIKKSVTGNGASSKEQVQFMIKSILSLKENPKFIDSSDALAVALCHHFSNSVIKQNGHAKVSKKKNSWGKFVEQNPDKLYIKTVK, translated from the coding sequence GTGAGAATAATCGGGATTGACCCCGGAACAATAATTACGGGGGTAGGCATAATTGAAATTGACAGGGACAAGATTACTGCGCTTGATATCGATACGATTAATCTTAACAAAAAATTATCAATACCTGAAAGATTAAAAATTATTTATGAAGTATGTTTGGAGAAGATGGAGAAGTACAAACCAAATGAGTTCGCAATAGAAACCGCTTTTTATCACAAGAATATTCAGTCTACTTTAAAGTTAGGACAGGCAAGGGGAGTAGCCCTTATTGCCGCAGTCCACTCTCAGTTAAAAATTTCGGAATATTCCCCAAGAGAAATAAAAAAGTCCGTAACAGGTAACGGTGCTTCTTCCAAAGAGCAGGTGCAGTTTATGATAAAGAGCATTCTTTCTTTGAAGGAAAATCCAAAGTTTATTGATTCATCGGATGCGCTGGCAGTTGCTCTGTGCCATCACTTCAGCAATTCAGTTATCAAGCAAAACGGACATGCTAAGGTATCGAAGAAGAAAAACTCATGGGGAAAATTTGTAGAGCAAAATCCGGATAAGTTATATATCAAAACTGTAAAGTGA